Proteins encoded within one genomic window of Streptomyces profundus:
- a CDS encoding DUF5719 family protein: MNRAPLPLLGIVAALLAVAGVAALRPDAQETVELPEATRLPVERTALTCPRPSGAESATTWYSAFTPPTESARGAQDEEGAAYLLPAPEHTPNPDAGETTDPEEGDESESGEESEDTDETEEADEAEDGAAEEPEVEPVIELAEPGLPVTTRVDETGAPALAGIAEQWLAPGWTVQQTTVVSSGEGTGTLGTACQTPDTEFWFAGASAEEDRHDYVHVTNPDEAATVVDIEIYGAEGRVEAEHGQAITVPGQSSVAIRLSTLLSEPEPGLAVHVAARSGRVGAQVEVVDARLGTDWLPPVTAPVADSVVLPGIPAGVNASRLTVFAPGEEDIALDIGLAGPSGTITPAGHESVSAHAGTVTTVDLGDITQGEASSLVLTRTSGSGGGPVIASLHVVAGEDDERESAFIPAAAPVGERATAAGNTGSGTRLSLFALDETVEVEVTYSAGADGGEPVEETYTVDPGTTMTITPELDDTEGNFALTLTPSSRGGSLWAARTLIVDDDGTTTFTTQTLPDDHSRVSVPESSQDLSMLVE, from the coding sequence GTGAACCGCGCGCCCCTTCCGCTGCTCGGGATCGTCGCGGCGCTGCTCGCCGTGGCCGGCGTCGCGGCGCTGCGCCCCGACGCCCAGGAGACGGTGGAGCTGCCCGAGGCCACCCGACTCCCCGTCGAGCGCACCGCGCTCACCTGCCCGCGCCCGTCCGGAGCCGAGTCCGCCACCACCTGGTACAGCGCCTTCACCCCGCCGACCGAGAGCGCGCGGGGCGCACAGGACGAGGAAGGCGCCGCCTACCTGCTTCCCGCGCCGGAGCACACGCCCAACCCGGACGCCGGTGAGACGACCGACCCCGAGGAGGGCGACGAGAGCGAGAGCGGCGAGGAGTCCGAGGACACGGACGAGACCGAAGAGGCCGACGAGGCGGAGGACGGCGCGGCCGAGGAGCCCGAGGTCGAGCCGGTGATCGAGCTGGCCGAGCCGGGTCTCCCCGTCACCACCCGGGTAGACGAGACGGGCGCGCCGGCCCTCGCCGGCATCGCCGAGCAGTGGCTCGCGCCCGGCTGGACGGTCCAGCAGACCACCGTCGTCAGCTCAGGTGAGGGCACCGGCACCCTCGGCACCGCCTGTCAGACCCCGGACACCGAGTTCTGGTTCGCCGGCGCGAGCGCCGAGGAGGACCGGCACGACTATGTGCATGTCACCAACCCGGACGAGGCCGCGACCGTCGTGGACATCGAGATCTACGGCGCCGAGGGCAGGGTCGAGGCCGAGCACGGCCAGGCCATCACGGTGCCCGGGCAGTCGAGCGTCGCCATCAGGCTCTCCACGCTGCTGAGCGAGCCGGAGCCCGGGCTCGCCGTGCATGTCGCGGCCCGCAGCGGCCGGGTCGGCGCGCAGGTCGAGGTGGTGGACGCGCGGCTCGGCACGGACTGGCTGCCCCCCGTCACCGCGCCGGTCGCCGACTCCGTGGTGCTGCCCGGCATCCCCGCGGGGGTGAACGCCTCCCGGCTCACCGTCTTCGCCCCCGGCGAGGAGGACATCGCGCTCGACATCGGCCTCGCCGGCCCCTCCGGCACCATCACGCCGGCCGGCCACGAGTCCGTCTCCGCCCACGCCGGCACCGTCACCACCGTCGACCTCGGCGACATCACCCAGGGCGAGGCGTCCTCGCTGGTCCTCACCAGAACGTCCGGCTCCGGCGGCGGCCCGGTGATCGCCAGCCTGCACGTGGTCGCGGGCGAGGACGACGAGCGCGAGTCCGCGTTCATCCCGGCCGCAGCGCCGGTGGGGGAGCGGGCCACCGCCGCCGGGAACACCGGCTCGGGCACCAGGCTCTCGCTCTTCGCGCTGGACGAGACGGTCGAGGTCGAGGTCACCTACTCCGCCGGCGCCGACGGCGGCGAGCCGGTCGAGGAGACGTACACGGTCGACCCCGGCACCACCATGACCATCACCCCCGAACTCGACGACACCGAGGGCAACTTCGCGCTCACGCTGACCCCGTCGAGCCGGGGCGGATCGCTCTGGGCCGCGCGCACCCTCATCGTGGACGACGACGGCACGACCACGTTCACCACCCAGACCCTGCCCGACGACCACTCCCGGGTCTCCGTCCCCGAGAGCAGCCAGGACCTGTCGATGCTGGTCGAGTGA